In Trichomycterus rosablanca isolate fTriRos1 chromosome 2, fTriRos1.hap1, whole genome shotgun sequence, the genomic window acacaccagataggtaaccaattaggtaggagtgtttaatagagtggacagtgagtggacacagtatttaaataaaaatatataaaaaattatatggattttctcccttttcagcacgtccaattgcgtcacgcttcctctccaccaatgccgatctctgcgctgactgaggagaatgaagctaacccacgccccctccgacacctgggcagcaagccgtatgcatcttatcacccacacattgatgagtgttgcgccacctagcgttgtgtatggagggacacaccctgagagcgctccttcctcatctccgtgtaggcgcctctaatcagccagcagaggtcgtaacggcaccattctgacagaaagagacccatatccggcttttAGTtctgcccatctgaacaacagtactggcacccaaatggtggaacgagcttcctctgtctgtccgaacatctgagtctcttgctgtctttaaaaaaacgattaaaaactcacctctttactaaacacttaagtaCTGACTTGTACTTAGTTActaacacacttttccatttaaaaaaaaaacaaaaaaacctaacttctggttctaacaggtttgagcagatttgtgttcttggactgttgtttacttaaactagagtagggtaatgttcactatggaagctcttctgtaagtcgctctggataagagcgtctgctaaatgtcgaaaatgtaaatgaacaacaggccaatcattgtccatagccgctcagcccaagccggcaaggcagagctgagattcgatacgatgtatacgagatccagctctggttgctgcgtgtgtttttactgctgcgccacctgagcggcagtggacacggtatttaaagactccagcagcgctgctgtgtctgatccactcacaccagcacaacacacactaacacaccaccaccatgtcagtgtcactgcagtgctgagaatcatccaccacctaaataatacctgctctgtggtggtcctgaacattgaagaacagggtgaaagggggctaacaaagcatgcagagaaacagattgactacagtcagtaattgtagaactacaaagtgcttctatatggtaagtggagctgataaaatggacaatgagtgtagaaacaaggaggtggttttaatgttatgtgaaAAAACAGAGGTCAAGTTCTCTGTGCCACAAATAATAAAGACGCTGCAGACTGACATCAGTGAATAAGAGAAGACTTTATTCATCCCTGAAGGGAAATAACAGTGCAGAAGCCAACATCTGGATTCAGAAATTAGTCAGACCCCTCGACTCTGCTTTAGTTTATACTGATCATATTTGTGAAATAGTGTGATTTAACTTATACTGTTCATATCACCGGGTCTGAATAAGTTGATATTGAATATATTAGCCTGGTCAGATTTGGTTTGTCATAAAAAGATGAGTCTGGTGTAAAGGAAGTCCAGTGCACTGACCCCAACACACAATTCTTCCAAACAAAACATTACTAAATCACGTGACAGCTGTAACTCCTGGTGATCGCTGGTTTTGGGAAGCgaaatgtatctgtgtgtgtattttagccagtgtgaatgcgctggtgagttTTCAGATGAATATGCTgactaaaactctttccacactgtgagcacttatatggtttctctccggtgtgaatgcgctggtgagttTGGAGATGACTTTGACGGGTAAACGTCCTCCCACACAGTGAACAGACATAAGGTTTCTCTTTAGTGTAAATGCACCGGTGAGTCTTGAGATGAATATGCtgactaaaactcttcccacactgtaagcactggtacggtttctctccggtgtgagtgcgctggtgtcttttaagattactctgttgataGAAACACTTactacactgtgagcactgatacggcttctctccggtgtgaatgagCTGATGGGCTTTAAAAGACGTCTGGTTAGTAAAACCCTTCCCGCACtgcgagcactgatacggtttctctccggtgtgaatgcgctggtggatgaTGACATGACTGTGATAATCAAATCTCCTCCCgcaatgtgagcactgatagggtttctctcctgtgtgaatgtgctggtgttttttaagatgaGTCTGTTGTTTAAAAcctttcccacactgtgagcagcagtagggtttctctccagtgtgaatgcgcaggtgttttttgagagaACTCGGGTCAACGAACGTCTTCCCGCACTCTGAGCAACAGTAGGGCttctccccagtgtgaatgcgctggtgcttttTGAGAGAACTCAGgtcaatgaaattcttttcacACAGTGAGCAGCAGtagggtttttctccagtgtgaatgcgctggtgggttttgagataactctgatgattaaaacactttccacactgtgagcagcaaTAGGGTTTttccccagtgtgaatgcgctggtgggtatTAAGATGACTCTGAAAATTAAAACGCTTCCCACATTGTCCGCAGCAATATGGTtgttctcctgtgtgaatgcgctggtgcactTTAAGAGCGCTCTGGCACCCAAAGCTTTTTCCACAGTCTAAGCAAGGATGAATTCCTTTCTGCCGTCGTCCGTGTGGAAGCTGGGAGTCCACTCTCGGagcaccagaggacgtttgctgatcaCTGGACCAACTTGTGGACATCAGGTCGACCTCTCTGGATTCCAGGAGCGTCTCATGTTGGTCATGGTGGCGTCTCTGGgtgtgattgtggaggtgattttgggttgtagaggacagtggacacgaggagcaggaggaaTCCTTcatttctgaagcagaaaaggtaaataaatgttaaatattataattataaaccaACAAGAACGTCCAGcaagtaaataaacaccaaatataGACGGTTTATAAATACTGGACATTAGAGTTCTATAAATATCTATAAATGTCTTACTAAGGTCTCCTTTACCTTCAGGATCTTCTTCTTTTAAAGGATTCTTCTGGAAACCTCCATGCTGTTGGTCCACTGGTGTGATGTGTCCTTCATCAGGAGTGTGTCCCACAGGGTTTAGTGCTCCTCCATCTGAAATTCCATCAATATGTGCAGCAGGAACAAAACAATTAGAATAATGTCAGGTCGTGGATCTGCTTTTCAGTCACAAACTGTTATTTAATCCATTTTCCACCACAATCTGTCATTGTTTACACTAAATATCTGTACAGGAgcatgttgggggggggggggggggtaaagaaCAAACAAGACAATGTGGATGAGTTGGGGTATTAAACAGGAACACAGTTAGTGGAGTAAGAGGTTTGGGGTGATATGGGAACAAACATGGTGAGGCGGTTTGGtttgggttgggggggggggcaagtTCCCTGATGCTGATGCTACACCAGGGGTTtttaacctttttggacatgcgcccccttccTTGTGCTGACCTTGAACTTACCTCCCCCCCCCAACCCAAACCGCCTCACCATGTACAGATGGCGCCATGACCAGGTGTTGAAGGCAGTAGCTGACACCATCTGTACTGGTGTTCAGCGGAGCAAACACAAGGCATGACATCGCTTTTGTCAAAGCTGGAGAAGGACGGCAGCCTGAGCCCAGGTCCTCAACTAAGGTGTTAGCCTCAGCTCGTGACTGGCAGCTGGAGGTCGACCTAGGAAAGCAGCTGAGGTTCCCACGACAGGCCAGATTTGGTCTTATCATCAGAATCTTCTGAGCAGGTGGTGTTAGTGGAGCTCACTGCCCCCTGGGAGGACCGTATGGAGGAGGCCTATGAGCGATATCTGGAGCTCATGGAGGACTGTAAAAGGAATGGGTGGAAGAGCCGCTGTGTGCCCATTGAAGTCGGCTGCAGGGGCTTGGCAGGGCAGTCTCTGGATCGGATGCTCAGCCTGCTTGGGATTAGAGGATTGCAGGAGAGGAAAGCCACCAAAAACATCACCGATGCTGCTGAAAAGGCATCAAGGTGGCTGTGGATCAAAAGGGGTGATCCATGGTGTAGCTCGCTACTCGGACACAGGTCGATGACTGATCAACCCCGACTGGGTCGCTCAGGTGAGGGTGTCTGATGATCTAAGACCCGAAACACACTATGACCCTGGGTCCATCACTGAAGCTTAATATAATGGAGCAAAAAGACCAAACAGGAACTCGTAGGTGGGGccacatttacagtatttagcagatgctttaatctaCAGTGACGTACAGTTGTGAGTGATTACAATGAAAGAAGTTCATGGTTACAGGCCTTGCTCAGAAGCTCAACACTGGCAGCTTGGCAGGGACCTTCTGATCAGACcaatactttaaccactgagtaCCACTGTCCTAATGTGGAACATGCAAGTGGAGCTCGAGTATGAGATGAGATCGCAACTATAGCACAATTAGCACTGAGCTTTTAAAAACTACTTGTGTCGATAAGTAGAGGAACATCGTACACTCCTACGATGGAACACAAAAGCAGACACCGGACAAGGGTATGGATGATTCCGAATTCAGATTAGTGGTGGAAAAGTGACATACAACGCCCTGTTTACTTACAAAAGTCATCTTCGTCGTCAACCTCTTCCGTTTTTATCAGCTTCTTATCTAATTCTTCGTTCTGTACATCCATTGAGGTGAAGATGAAGTTACACAtctgatggacagacagacacagacagatagacaaacagatgtaCTTTATTCATCTTTAAGGGGACATTCAGGCGATACAGAAGCAACACAACAAATCCATCTAGGTTTAAACActccacatatttacacattcaAAACACTAGGTGCAGAAGCCAGGCAGCATCAGGTTAAAAATAACCTCTGATCGCACCTATAAGAACATTTCACAGGATGAGTTTGAAGCTTAGTGCAGAAGGATTGGCAGAACTATACATTATCCTCTCATTTAGTGTCTTTAGTAAGTCCAATGTTCCTATTCATCCTATTTATCCCATGCAGCTTGAAAAAGATCTATAAATTGGTACAATTTTGATATTAGTGTAcaaaattgggacagtggtaccctagtgggtagagctttgagctatcaactgaaagattgagagttcgaatcccagctctgccatgcagccgttgggcccttgagcaaggcccttaaccctctctgcttgaGGGGCGCTGTACAGTGGCTGATCCTGATCTCTGAattcagcttccaaacaagctgggatatgcaaagaaacgGTTAAGgaactgaactagtaatcaaaaggttgctggttcaagccccaccactgccaggttacaactgttgggcccttgagcaaggcccttaaccctcagacagcatactgtcacagtactataagtagctttggataaaggcatctgctaaatgtcaaaaatgtaaattactgATGTCTGTCGTATTCAAAATGATGCATCCTTTGCCAACTTTATACcaaaaaaataccaaaaaataAGCTAATGAAGCTCACACAGACAGATGCGTTTCTATAGATTGTAAAAACAAgcagtaaacaaagctaaaaggatttaatgtgtttataaaacACTGTAAAGACTCAATAATGTAACTACAGAACGCGTCCAGATCAACTGATTCATTTAGCTGAATCAGGTCGGATGAATCGATTcgtcagtactgaatcatgtgtgcatcatgctaacagttagcgaaGCAGCTAGCGAGTTGTGTGTTCTCAAAtcgttttattatattttattacgaGCTTCActtgtattattaattagaatgtaattaaagtgtcataaataactaaataaataaaaactgtactTACGAATGATTGACTTCACACCAGCAGCTGCAGCACCTGCGCAGTTAGTGTTGGTGTTTAGGTGTAATGTGTAAGTTAGCGTGCTGGTTCAGTGTGCTGGTTCCACCCTGTTCTGGTGGTGATAGTGGGAGGGATCTTCCCACGTCAGAGCTGCTCTCCTACAGCTGCACCTAAGTCAGAAGATATTCCTAATAAAAAGCTGCATCCTACAAATAAAAGAGTGAAGATGATTCCTCCCTGCTCACCCACagaaaaacatatattataaaaataataaatacctgATATCTAGGACCACTAGAGCTTCACTAGTGTgttaaagatagacagacagatagacagacagatagatagatagacagacagatagacagacagacacatagatagatagatagatgatagatagacacagacagatagatagatagacacatagatagatgatagatagatagatgataggtagatgatagatagacacagacagatagatagatagacacatagatagatgatagatagatacagtgccttgcaaaagtattcagcccccttgaacttttcaaccttttgccacatttcaggcttcaaacataacgatatgaaattgtaattttttgtgaagaatcaacaacaagtgggacacaatcgtgaagtggaacgaaatttattggatattttaaactttttttagaaataaaaaactaaaaagtggggcgtgcaatattattcagcccctttactttcagtgcagcaaactcactccagaagttcagtgaggatctctgaatgatccaatgttgacctaaatgactgatggtgataaatagaatccacctgtgtgtaatcaagtctccgtataaatgcacctgctctgtgacagtctcagagttctgtttaaagcgcagagagcatcatgaagaccaaggaacacaccaggcaggtccgagatactgttgtggagaagtttaaagccggatttggatacaaaaagatttcccaagctttaaacatctcaaggagcactgtgcaagcgatcatattgaaatggaaggagtatcagaccactgcaaatctaccaagacccggccgtccctctaaactttcagctcaaacaaggagaagactgatcagagatgcagccaagaggcccatgatcactctgaatgaactgcagagatctacagctgaggtgggagactctgtccataggacacaatcagtcgtacactgcacaaatctggcctttatggaagagtggcaagaagaaagccatttctcaaagatatctataaaaggtcacctgggagacacaccaagcatgtggaagaaggtgctctggtcagatgaaaccaaaatcgaactttttggccacaatgcaaaacgttatgtttggcgtaaaagcaacacagctcatcaccctgaacacaccatccccactgtcaaacatggtggtggcagcatcatggtttgggcctgcttttcttcagcagggacagggaagatggttaaaattgatgggaagatggatggagccaaatacaggaccattctggaagaaaacctgttgcagtctgcaaaagacctgagactgggacggagatttatcttccaacaagacaatgatccaaaacataaagcaaaatctacaatggaatggttcacaaataaacgtatccaggtgttagaatggccaagtcaaagtccagacctgaatcccatcgagaatctgtggaaagagctgaaaactgctgttcacaaacgctctccatccaacctcactgagctcgagctgttttgcaaggaagaatgggcaaaaatttctgtctctcgatgtgcaaaactgatagagacataccccaagcgacttgcagctgtaatcgcagcaaaaggtggcgctacaaagtattaacgcaagggggctgaataatattgcacgccccacttttcagttttttatttctaaaaaaagtttaaaatatccaataaatttcgttccacttcacgattgtgtcccacttgttgttgattcttcacaaaaaattacaatttcatatcgttatgtttgaagcctgaaatgtggcaaaaggttgaaaagttcaagggggctgaatacttttgcaaggcactgtagatagatagatagatagatagatagatagacagacagatagatagacagacacatagatagatgatagatggatagatagatagatagatagatagatagatagatagatagatagatagatagatagatagatgatagatagacacagacagatagatagatagatagatagatgatagatagacacagacagatagatagatagatagacacatagatagatgatagatagatagatagatagatagatagatagatagatagatagatagatagatagatagacacatagatagatgatagatagatagatagatagatagatagatgatagatagatagacagacagatagatagatagatagacacatagatagatgatagatggatagatagatgatagatagacagacagacatagatagatgatagatggatagatagatagatagatgatagatagatagacagctagatatatgatagatagatagacagatagatagacacagatagatgatagatagatagatagacagacagatagatagacagacagacacatagatagatgatagatggatagatagatagatagacagacacatagatagatgatagatagatagacagacagatatacagacagataaatagatagatggacagatatatgataaatagacagacagacagatcattgatagacagatagatagacagatagatgatagatagacagatagatagacagacacagacagatgatagatagatagacagacagatatacagacagataaatagatagatagacggacagatatatgataaatagacagacagacagacagataattgatagatagacagatagatagacagacaaacagataaatagacagacagacagatagagaaacagatagacagatagatagacagacagatagatacagatagatagacaaacagataaatagacagatagacagataaatagaaagacagatagatagatagacagacagacagcaaacagaaaaactagaacTGAGTATTTCTTGTATCTTACATAAAATGGATAtctggtaactgtaatgactaTGCAACACTACTTTTCAGTAATGGTCTTTCCTCAAAACCAAGGCTTTGCCCCCAGGATCTGTATTAACTAGGTCTGgcttgataccacttttttttatgtccgataccgataccaatccgataccgtcatttctcctctcaaacaactaagcagtaataatacacgtctcaatgcaccatgggtaAAGAAGCTATCTTAATAacgatgctcagactgtgtaacaaatattcaacaggaataaatacagaagctacaacatcacacttattatcacacaaactgctgtttttattttcacttttacacacacaacatttagcATCATTTTTGGCTCGTTTAACAGcaccgtacaaacatttaaaatacgcGACACATCTCGTATGCTTTCAAGTAccgttcagtatggaagtatgcgatctCGGACGCAGCCTCAGAAgttcggacagacaggggaagctcgttccaTTACTTGGGTGccggtacagagaagagcctcgATGctggtcttccttgagttctgggtggaggatcagaGCTGGTACAGAgcggtagcttggggctggtccttttgtgtctttgtaggcgagcatcagtgttttaaactgaatgtgtgcagctacaggaagccggtgaagagaacgcagcagtggggtgatgatgtggcagcgtttaggcgagcagctgcattttagaTGGGTTGCAGTCGTCCAACCGTGAGGTTACAAGTGACTGGGCAATAATCTGATTCTTTCTTGATGTTCAAGAACTGCTGCATTAAGTACTGTATTATGTATTTGCAGGTCATCTGTGaaccttttattaaataatgttcATTAATAGatgttttataattaaataaaaatccacAGCATTGAAAAACGTGGTGTCCTATGTTATTACGATCAAAGTCACAGCACTAGCATCTTTTGTCTTCATGTTTCATCGCAGCTTCATCcacggacaggatgccaatccatcgcagggcctgGAACATTCcccatcagacacagccagtcatgtggtGCAATGGTAGGAGCCACACGGTTggtttgttagtttgtttattaggattgtaacgtcatgttttacactttggttacattcatgacaggaacggtagttactcattacacaagattcaccagttcacaagtttatatcgaacacagtcatggacaatttagtatctccagttcacctcacttgcacggagctcccggaggaaacccacacagacacggggagaacatgcaaactccacacagaaaggacccggaccgttccacctggggatcgaacccaggaccttctcgctgtgaggcgaagGTGCTTCCCACCTAGCCCATGCTGTTGGTAACAGCAGTTCTTGAGTATGGGGTTCAGAACACAATCAGGGCTGGGCTCACAATTACAGAAgggacacatatcagtgcacccttagtgcaggtcccaagcctagATAAATAAGAGGTGGCGTCTAAAAGGGCGTCTGGTGTAAAACTGTTCCAGATCATATATGTGAAGGAAAACGGACGCCGAGTTCTCTGTGTCATAAATAATAAGGACCCTGACTGACtaacagactgttatcagtgaataAGAGAAGACTTTATTCATCCCTGAAGGGAAATAACAGTGCAGAAGCCAACATCTGGATTCAATACTTATACTATTCATATGATTCAGTTAACACTGATATAAGCCTGGTCTGATCTGGTACAGGACTGACTGTGACATGAAATGATGAGTCTGGTGTGAAGGAGGTCCAGTGGCCTGAACTGAGCACTGACCCCAACACACAACCATTCACTACATATAAAAcattactaaaacacttaatttaATCAGCAAGTGTGAATGTATTTtagccagtgtgaatgcgctggtgagttTGTAGATGACTTTGATTAGCAAACGTCATCCCACACACTGAACAGAAGTAAGGTTTCTCTTTAGTGTAAATGCACTGATGAATCTTAAGATGACTGTGCTgattaaaactcctcccacactgtaagcactggtacggtttctctccggtgtgaatgcgctggtgtcttttaagagTACTCTGTTGGTAAAAGCACTTActgcactgtgagcactgatacggcttc contains:
- the LOC134302844 gene encoding zinc finger protein 420-like yields the protein MTITTVSKHGVVFHISTGQCGEGSIIPVEYVTSEEELYLEDQPMKKEKPEDEDELKINEGFSCFLCPLTCTTQTHLEDHIKSCHDDTYESEPEDQTPTSSSNKESNVCSECGKSFRSQSHLRIHHVIHTGEKPYQCSECGKSFNRHDNLKAHQRIHTGEKPYPCSECEKSFNRRSHLKAHQRVHTGEQTNVCSDCGKRLSSQGALKVHQRIHTGEKPYRCSECGRGFISHSDLIKHQRIHTGEKPFQCSECGKCFNNPSSLKRHQRIHSGEKPHRCPQCGKSFIQPSHLRIHELSHSGEKPYRCSQCGTCFAYLSALKVHQRVHTGEKPYCCSECGKHFSKQSHLKTHQRIHTGEKPYQCSQCGKCFIYQSHLKTHQRIHTGEKPYSCSQCGKHFSKQSHLKTHQRIHTGEKPYQCSQCGKNFIDPSSLKKHQRIHTGEKPYCCSECGKTFVDLSSLKKHQRIHTGEKPYCCSECGKGFKQQNDLKIHQRIHTGEKPYQCSHCGKSFNQQTHLKKHLRIHTGEKPYQCSHCGKRFNYRSHLTIHQRTHTGEKPFFCSQCGKGFTNQTSFKTHQHIHTGEKPYQCSQCSKCFYQQSTLKRHQRIHTGEKPYQCLQCGRSFNQHSHLKIHQCIYTKEKPYFCSVCGMTFANQSHLQTHQRIHTVLSSGHWTSFTPDSSFHVTMCNFIFTSMDVQNEELDKKLIKTEEVDDEDDFYGGALNPVGHTPDEGHITPVDQQHGGFQKNPLKEEDPEEMKDSSCSSCPLSSTTQNHLHNHTQRRHHDQHETLLESREVDLMSTSWSSDQQTSSGAPRVDSQLPHGRRQKGIHPCLDCGKSFGCQSALKVHQRIHTGEQPYCCGQCGKRFNFQSHLNTHQRIHTGEKPYCCSQCGKCFNHQSYLKTHQRIHTGEKPYCCSLCEKNFIDLSSLKKHQRIHTGEKPYCCSECGKTFVDPSSLKKHLRIHTGEKPYCCSQCGKGFKQQTHLKKHQHIHTGEKPYQCSHCGRRFDYHSHVIIHQRIHTGEKPYQCSQCGKGFTNQTSFKAHQLIHTGEKPYQCSQCSKCFYQQSNLKRHQRTHTGEKPYQCLQCGKSFSQHIHLKTHRCIYTKEKPYVCSLCGRTFTRQSHLQTHQRIHTGEKPYKCSQCGKSFSQHIHLKTHQRIHTG